The Faecalibacterium sp. I3-3-33 DNA window TCGGCTTCCTTGGCGCCCAGCACCAGCATATAGGGCACGCGGTCCACCTGCTGTGCGGCACGGATCTTGTAGCCGATCTTCTGGTTGTCGTCATCCAGCACAACGCGGACACCGGCATCAGCCAGCTTCTCGGTCACGTCCTGTGCGTACTCCAGCGTCTTTTCGGACACGGGCAGCACCTTGACCTGCGTGGGAGCCAGCCAGGTGGGGAACTTGCCCTTGGTCTCCTCGATCAGGTAGGCCATGAAGCGGTCCAGAGAGCCCAGAATTGCGCGGTGCAGCACCACGGGGGTCTTTTCGGAGCCGTCCTTGTCCACATAGGTCAGGTGGAACTTTGCGGGCAGGCAGAAGTCCAGCTGGCAGGTGGACAGGGTGTACTCGGCACCCACGGCGGGCTTCACGTTCACGTCCAGCTTCGGGCCGTAGAAGGCAGCCTCGCCGATCTCCTCGGTGAAGTGGATGCCCAGCTCGGTCAGCACTTCGCGCAGGGCCTGCTCTGCATGGTTCCACATGGCATCATCGTCGTGGTACTTCTTCTTGTCGGCGGGGTCGCGCAGGCTCAGCACGCAGCGGTAATCGGTGATGTTGAAGTCCTTGTACACCTCAAAGATCAGGTTGCACACGTCTGCCACTTCGCTCTTGATCTGCTCCGGGGTGCAGAACAGGTGGGCATCGTTCTGGCAGAAGTGACGGCCGCGCTCGATGCCCTTCAGGGTGCCGGAGGACTCGTAGCGGAAATCGTGGGCGATCTCACCGATGCGCATGGGCAGGTCACGGTAAGAATGGGGACGATTTGCGTAGATCATCATGTGGTGGGGGCAGTTCATCGGGCGCAGAACATAGCTTTCGCCCTCCATCTCCATGGCGGGGAACATGTTCTCACGGTAGTGATCCCAGTGACCGGAGGTCTTATACAGGTTCACAGTGCCGATGCAGGGAGTCATAACGTGCAGGTAGCCGCGTGCACGCTCCTTCTCCTTGATATAGTTCTCCAGCTCCTGCCAGACGGTGTAGCCTGCGGGCAGGAACATGGGCAGGCCGCGGCCCACCAGATCATCGGTCATGAACAGGCCCATCTCCTTGCCGATCTTGCGGTGATCGCGCTCGCGGGCCTCCTGCTGCTCCTTCTCCCATGCGTCCAGCTCTTCCTGATTGCGGAAAGCCACGCCGTTGATACGGGTCAGCATCTTGTTTTCCTTGTCGTTCTTCCAGTATGCGCCGGACTGCTGGGTGATCTTAAAGGCCTTCAGTGCCTTGGTGTAGGTCAGGTGGGGTCCGATGCACATATCCACGTACTCGCCCTGCTGGAAGAAGCTGAACTCGGTCTCGTCAGCCAGATCTGCCATGTGCTCGACCTTGTAGTGCTCCTGACGCTCTTCCATCAGCTTTTCAGCCTCGGCACGGGGCAGGATGAAGGGCTTGATGGGCAGGTTCTCCTTGACGATCTTGCGCATCTCTTTTTCGATGTTGGCCAGATCCTCGTCGCTCAGCTTCTGGTCGCCCAGATCGACATCGTAGTAGAAGCCGTTCTCGGTGGCGGGGCCGAAGGCAAAATCAGCCTGCGGATACAGGCGCTTGATGGCCTGTGCCATAATGTGGGCAGCGGTGTGACGGATAACGTGCAGTTCCTGATCCTGCGGGCACTCGTCCACATGACCGTCCTTGTAGATGATCTTCATAGTAGGTTCTCCTTTGACAATGTGGTTTGAACAAAAATAAAAAGCGCTTCACCCCGTAAAACTCACGGGATGAAGCGCTGATCAAATGTCTGCGTTCCACGGTTCCACCCGAATTGCGCGCTCCCCGGCGGGGAAACGCGCCCCTCGCAGTGCTGTAACGGGCACACCCGGCAGAGGTTCGCCTCTGCACTCTGCGGTGGTAGAAGCCGGGGTCATGGCAGGCTGCTTGCAGCACCCGGAAACCCGGGGCAGCCCTCTCTGCGGCATGAAAAGCGGGGCTTCAGTTTGTCCGCATCAATGTTTTGGACAGGATGAAACTACGCTGATTGTAGCACGCCGGAACAAAAAAATCAAGGGATAGCGGCAGAAATGTACTTTTTTATGCGCCCTGCTTCTCCACGCTGCGCACAGCCAGCGCCTTGGCGGGCTTCATCAGCAGCACGCACACGCCGTTGAACAGCACAGAGCCCACGATGAAGGTGATAAAGAACTGCGGCAGATGGGTGGTCAGTGCAGGGATATCGATGCAGGCCACGGTCAGGTAGGCAAAGCCCACGTTGTTCAGCACCTTGGGTGCGTAAGGGTGCAGGATGATGAGGATGAACAGCACCACGGCCAGCGGCAGAATAAAGCCGAAGAAATCGCCCAGAACAGGGGTCAGGGCGCTGATAGCCAGCAGTGCCACGACCGTGAGCACCAGACCCACAAGGCCGCCCAGTTCCACGGTGACAAGGCGATCCTTCACATCGCCCTCCAGCGTGAACATCATGATGTTACTCAGGAAGATCAGCCAGCTGTACTTCATGCCGGTCAGGTGGATGACGGCGTTTGCAATCAGGATCCAGACCAGCAGCATCAGGCGGAAGTAAAGCAGAAAACGCTTGGTTACGGCCTCGTTCATAGGGGGTGTCCTCTCTTTCTCATCTGCATTGACAAGTGATTCTTTTCAAATGTGCTGATATTTTGGCAAGCGATACTTGCACTGAACGGGATAAGTATACAATACTTCCCAGAAAAAGGCAACAGTTTGGCAAGTAAAAGTTGCAATTTATGTAAATGCCGTTTCCCTCCACGACCCCATCCGTGAAAATGGGTTACAGAAACGCCCGCAGGCGTTTCTGTAACCCGAAATTTAAAATAATTTTTCCGCTGCAACGACGACGACCGCCGCCAGTGGCGGAAACAGGGAGGAGTTGTTGGGGCAGCGGCCAGCAAGACGCGAGTGCCGCCCAAGGCACGATGCGGATGCTGGGTGCCGCAACCCGGAAGACGCGGAGCGCATTCCAAATCGTTCTTCCCCCTCTGCACCTTGCCACAGGCGGCGAAGCAGTGTATAATAGCCTCAGAACGCTACAACGCCGGAAACCCCGGCAGATACAGGAGGAAATACAGATGAATAAACCGGTACTGGTCGTCATGGCAGCCGGCATGGGCAGCCGCTACGGCGGTATGAAGCAGATCGATCCGGTAGGCCCCAACGGACAGGTCATTATGGACTACTCCCTTTACGATGCCCGCCGCGCCGGCTTTGAGACGGTGATCTTTGTCATCAAGCACGAGATCGAGGACGCCTTCAAGGCGGCCATCGGCGACCGCGTGGCCAAGGCGATGGACGTGAAGTACGCTTTTCAGCAGCTGGAGGAGCTGCCCGCAGGCTTTGCCGTCCCGGAAGGCCGCGTAAAGCCTTGGGGCACCTGCCATGCTGTGCTGGCTGCAAAGCCCCTCATTGACGGCCCCTTTGCGGTCATCAATGCAGACGACTACTACGGCCCGGAGGCGTTTCAGGTGATGTACGATTACCTGTCCACCCACGCCGATGATGATTTTTACCGCTACTGCATGGTCAGCTACCTGCTGAAGAACACCCTGTCCGAGAACGGCAGCGTGGCACGCGGCGTGTGCATCAAAAACGAGGACGGCACCCTGCAAAGCGTGACCGAGCGCACCCGCATCGAGCCCTGCGATGGCGGCGCACACTACACCGAGGACGGCGGCGAGAGCTGGGTAGACCTGCCCGGCGACACCCCCGTGAGCATGAACCTGTGGGGCTTTGGCAAAAGCTTTCTGGACGAGGCCGAGCAGCGCTTTGCGGGCTGGCTGACCGAGAATCTGCCGGTGAACCCCCTGAAGTGCGAGTACTTCCTGCCGCTGGTGGTGACCGAGCTGATCGAGGAGAACAAGGCAAAAATTCAGGTGCTGCGCAGTACGGATAAGTGGTTCGGCGTCACCTATCGGGAGGACAAGCCCTTGGTGGTGGATGCCATCGCCCGCAAGACCGCCGAGGGTCAGTACCCCGAGAAGCTGTGGGAGTAAGTGCTTCGCAGGGCGGGACGATTTAGAATGCCCTCCGCTGCGCTCTGGGCATTTTCAGCGGAAAGAATATTTTAAATTTCGGGGTTCAGAAACGCCTGCGGGCGTTTCTGAACCCCATTTTCACGCAAGGAGCTGTAAAGGGAAACGGCAGCGTGTCTAACCCCTTCCGTGAAAATGCAGCGTCGGGCAGCCCGCAGGCTGCCCGACGTTGCTCTAATATAAATAATTCTTCCGCTATTGATGCGCAAAGCGAACGCGGAGCGCATTTAAATCGTTCTGCCATTGCCGCGCAGCGGCACAGCGTTTACAAAAACCGTTCCAGCTGGATGCGGTTATCCTCTTCAAAATCCTGCAGCCGCTGGGCAAGGCGCTTTGCGCCCGGGGCGGCGTTGGGGTAGTCTTTGCAGCTTTTTACGCAGTCCACCACCCCCATGCCGCTGCCCTGCGTGAGCATCTCCGCCAGATTGCGGGTGGACTTGTCCGTAAGGGTCTTGAGCCCGATGCCCATTTTCGTGTTCAGCTTTGCCATGGTGCTCTGCCCCTGTGCGCTGCCGCCGCAGGCTTCGATGGCGGTGTGCGCCTCCTGATTGAGCTGGTGATAGATGTTCCGCTGGCGCAGCAGTTCGGCCTTGAACTGCACATCGCTGGTCATGGGTAAGATCTGCTCCAGGGTGTTCTTGCCCATCTCGGTGTTCTGCACCACCGCTTCCAGCAGGTTCAGATTATCGTTTTTCTGGTTTTCCATACAAAAAATCCCCCTTTGGCACCTAGTATGTGCCCCAAGGGGGATTTTATACGGTTGTTTTCAGCAGATCTTATTGCCGCCGGAGATCTGGATGCCGCGCAGCCGCTCGTCACAGATGGCGTACAGGCGCTGCCAGCAATTGGTGCTGGCGTCCAGTTCGTCCAGCCCTGCCACTGCGACACTCAGGGTAAAGGGCACCCGCTTCATCATCCCCATGGAGGTGATGCATTCGTGGGGCATTCCGGCGTAGATGTTCCGCATCTGCTCGGCCAGCTGACCGCCGTCCAAGTCCAGACAGCCCACCACAAAGGTGGTGCCGGTCAGGCGGCAGACGATCTGACTGCCCGGGATATCGAAATACTTTTTCCACTGGTTTGCCACAAAGCAGATCAGCTGATCCATCACCGGCTGACCGTAGGTGTCCCGCAGCTGTGCACCGTGATCCAGCGATATCAGCGCCACAGCAGCCTTGCGCCCCTGTGCAGCCCAGCGGTCCAGCTCGGCGGCGATCACGGTCTCCAGATAGCGGCGGTTGTACACGCCGGAAAGGAAGTCGTGGTTCAGATCCTCGCGGCACAGCTCCCGCTCGCGGGCGCTCATGCGCTCTTCCGGCAGCAGATTGCCTGCCAGCGGGGCGGACATGGTGATCCGCCACAGCTTGCCGTCTGCCCGCACCGTGCGGTGCAGCACGCAGCTTACCCGGCCGTTGCACAGGGCGTAGCTCACCTGTAAGCCCTCGTCCTGCCAGCCGGTGTCCTGTGGCAGCTCGTCCAGCAATACCGTTTCAAACGCAGTCTGTGCGCCCTCGACAAAGGTGCGCAGATCCTGCTCTGTCCATTCTCTGTCCATCTGTAATTTCCCCATCATCAGTACGCGCCGCCGCTTCCGACGGGCGAAATTCCAATTTTCCCACAAATCCGGGAACTTACGGCTATTATACCATTGAAATACAGATTTTTCCAGCAAAACGCACAAATTTTTACGGCAGTTTTTACAATTTCGTCAGATTGCTAATTATTTCACGTTTTGAGCATCTGCATTGCAGCGGCAGTACACGGCGCACTCGGCTTCGATCTGTGCGGCAAGGGCTTTGGAGTCAAAACCGGCCTTGGCACGCCATGCCCAGTTGCCGCCCAGCTTGCCCGGGGTGTTCAGGTGCGCCTCGGCACCCAGACCCAGCCAGTCGTACATGGGAATGATGGCTCTGTCGGCCACCGAGCCCAGCGCAGCCCGCAGCAGGGCGGTGCGCGCGGCGGCGGTCTTGACGGCTGCCACCTCCTTGGCGGTGGGTTTGCAGGAGGTCAGGTGCAGATAGGCCGCAGCAGTGGCCTTTTCCTTTTCGGAAGCGCCGTTCTCCCACCAGTCGGTCAGGGTGGTGTTGTCGTGGGTGCCGGGGTAGACCACGCCGTTCTTGACGTGGTTATGGGGCAGATACTCGTTGTCCCCGCCGCCAAAGGCGAATTGCAGCACCTTCATGCCCGGGAAGCCACTGTCGGCCAGCAGCTTGCGCACGCTGGGGAACAGCTCGCCCAAATCCTCGGCAATGATGGGCAGCTTGCCCAGTGCGGCTTCCAGTGCATCGAACAGCTCCATGCCGGGGCCGTTCTCCCACTTGCCGGTGCGGGCGGTGGTACTGTCTGCCGGGATGGCCCAATAGGTGTCGAAGCCGCGGAAGTGGTCAATGCGCAGCAGGTCGTAGATGCCCAGCGCGTGGCGCACCCGCTGGATCCACCAAGCGTAGCCGGTCTTTTTGTGGTACGCCCAGTCGTACAGGGGGTTGCCCCACAGCTGACCGTCTGCGGAGAAGTAGTCCGGCGGGCAGCCTGCCACCCGGGCAAAGCGGCCGTCGGCGTCCAGCTCAAACAGCTTGCCGCCCACCCATGCGTCCACCGAGTCGGCAGAAACGTAGATGGGGATATCGCCCAGGATCTGCACGCCCTTTTCGTTGGCATAGGCCTTGACGGCCTGCCACTGGACGCTGAACTTGTACTGCACAAACTTCCAGAAGCCGATCTCCTCTTCGTTTGCGGCAGCAAAGGCAGCCAGCGCGGCCTTGTCGCGGCGGCGGTAGGGGGCGTCCCACTCCACCCAGTTCTTCATCTTGTTGGCGACCTTCAGCGCCATGTACAGGG harbors:
- the thrS gene encoding threonine--tRNA ligase yields the protein MKIIYKDGHVDECPQDQELHVIRHTAAHIMAQAIKRLYPQADFAFGPATENGFYYDVDLGDQKLSDEDLANIEKEMRKIVKENLPIKPFILPRAEAEKLMEERQEHYKVEHMADLADETEFSFFQQGEYVDMCIGPHLTYTKALKAFKITQQSGAYWKNDKENKMLTRINGVAFRNQEELDAWEKEQQEARERDHRKIGKEMGLFMTDDLVGRGLPMFLPAGYTVWQELENYIKEKERARGYLHVMTPCIGTVNLYKTSGHWDHYRENMFPAMEMEGESYVLRPMNCPHHMMIYANRPHSYRDLPMRIGEIAHDFRYESSGTLKGIERGRHFCQNDAHLFCTPEQIKSEVADVCNLIFEVYKDFNITDYRCVLSLRDPADKKKYHDDDAMWNHAEQALREVLTELGIHFTEEIGEAAFYGPKLDVNVKPAVGAEYTLSTCQLDFCLPAKFHLTYVDKDGSEKTPVVLHRAILGSLDRFMAYLIEETKGKFPTWLAPTQVKVLPVSEKTLEYAQDVTEKLADAGVRVVLDDDNQKIGYKIRAAQQVDRVPYMLVLGAKEAEAGNISVRDRKGETTEMSLEDFIAKVTTEIRTRSL
- a CDS encoding nucleotidyltransferase family protein is translated as MNKPVLVVMAAGMGSRYGGMKQIDPVGPNGQVIMDYSLYDARRAGFETVIFVIKHEIEDAFKAAIGDRVAKAMDVKYAFQQLEELPAGFAVPEGRVKPWGTCHAVLAAKPLIDGPFAVINADDYYGPEAFQVMYDYLSTHADDDFYRYCMVSYLLKNTLSENGSVARGVCIKNEDGTLQSVTERTRIEPCDGGAHYTEDGGESWVDLPGDTPVSMNLWGFGKSFLDEAEQRFAGWLTENLPVNPLKCEYFLPLVVTELIEENKAKIQVLRSTDKWFGVTYREDKPLVVDAIARKTAEGQYPEKLWE
- a CDS encoding GGDEF domain-containing protein → MMGKLQMDREWTEQDLRTFVEGAQTAFETVLLDELPQDTGWQDEGLQVSYALCNGRVSCVLHRTVRADGKLWRITMSAPLAGNLLPEERMSARERELCREDLNHDFLSGVYNRRYLETVIAAELDRWAAQGRKAAVALISLDHGAQLRDTYGQPVMDQLICFVANQWKKYFDIPGSQIVCRLTGTTFVVGCLDLDGGQLAEQMRNIYAGMPHECITSMGMMKRVPFTLSVAVAGLDELDASTNCWQRLYAICDERLRGIQISGGNKIC
- the malQ gene encoding 4-alpha-glucanotransferase, encoding MRESGILMPVSSLPGPYGIGCFGKAAFQFVDFLSAAGQTIWQLLPLSPTGYGDSPYQSCSAFAGNPYFVDLEALEKEGLLTAADLKAESWGKDPLEVDYGTLYVSRFAVLRKAYAAWRSQCAGLHGCTYYYPDDYYAFTLANEDWLEDYALYMALKVANKMKNWVEWDAPYRRRDKAALAAFAAANEEEIGFWKFVQYKFSVQWQAVKAYANEKGVQILGDIPIYVSADSVDAWVGGKLFELDADGRFARVAGCPPDYFSADGQLWGNPLYDWAYHKKTGYAWWIQRVRHALGIYDLLRIDHFRGFDTYWAIPADSTTARTGKWENGPGMELFDALEAALGKLPIIAEDLGELFPSVRKLLADSGFPGMKVLQFAFGGGDNEYLPHNHVKNGVVYPGTHDNTTLTDWWENGASEKEKATAAAYLHLTSCKPTAKEVAAVKTAAARTALLRAALGSVADRAIIPMYDWLGLGAEAHLNTPGKLGGNWAWRAKAGFDSKALAAQIEAECAVYCRCNADAQNVK